Sequence from the Crassostrea angulata isolate pt1a10 chromosome 9, ASM2561291v2, whole genome shotgun sequence genome:
CGGTGTGCTATTACCTGGGAATTATGCAGTTTCTCATTAGGAACCTTGCTAGATTTATCGCCGGCGTCATGGGAACGTCTCCCGCAGAATCCCTGAATGCCGCCGGTAATATTTTCGTTGGTCAGGTAGGTGcttgtattaattttgtttgattggCCAAATATCCGGTTTAGTTCAGTTCACGTGCTGATTTGAATAACCAATGATTATAAATgtgtcaaatttttatttataagtacCGTGTTATATTATCTTCCTTTTCAATATAAGGTAATTGaaaaattctttgaataaaaaaatcaaggcaatatcaattatacatgtacatttatatacagtTACTGTAATTATAGTTTATCCTGATCAGAAATCATTGCTGCTCTTTATATTCAGCTAAAATGGTAACATGCTGTCAGAATTTAATATATTACATGACTGTATGTTAATTCAAGTAAGTGTATGcatgttttcaatattaaatgtgacacagaaaataaatattgttatttcttgaaattgttaaaatttcgtgtTCTAGAGTGAGGCCCCCTTGATGATCCGACCGTTTTTAGCAAAGATGACAAAATCTGAGCTACATGCGATTTGTACAGGGGGGTTTGCTACCGTAGCGGGTAGTACGATGGGAGGATATATTGCCTATAAGGTACATGTTACAACTTGATTCAACAAAAATCCACAACAAATCTTACAGATTCTTCAACAGAAGACATACAGTAGACGGTGTAACAATTGATCTCTCGTAGAAAGTTCAGCCAAATGTGTAGAGAAATTGAGATTTTTCAGATTGAAGTGTTTGCTATGTTCTTTTCTGTGACAGGTACCCGCCAATCATCTCCTCTCCGCCTCCGTAATGTCCGCCCCCGCCGCTCTCGCTATGGCCAAATTGTTTTACCCAGAAACGAAGAAAACAAAGACCGGAAATGAAGTTTACAACATTCCATCTGGGTACCTATTAATTTATGAAACTGTATTCTCGACTTTTCTTGAAAATGTGCCTTCATACAAAAAGGGCATATATACGTAACAAAGATAAATATTTCACgaacttgaaaaaaataatccaaacagtataaaacaattaaagtcCAAACATAGtaaatacaaaactaaaaaatgtGATCTTCAAAGATTTTAATTGGATTTGTTCTTGCTTGATTCTTGCTATTTGGCTGATCCTGAAATTAAGATGTTCAATTAAAAAGACCTAATTGTGttttggtaaataaaataaGGATGATTAAAAAATCTGCAGTTTGACTTTAATAGTTTTTAGACATAGATCTAGTGTGAGGAAGCATGAATTAAACAGATCAGGCATACTTTATACTTATTCCTTGCTACAGATAAGAGTATGATATCTTTTTACGCAGCCAGGAACGAAACATTATCGAGGCAGCTGCTCTTGGTGCATCTCAGGCGATTAAACTGGTGGCCAATGTTGCAGCTAACCTGGTTGCCTTCATTGCATTAGTTGAATTTTTAAACCAAACTCTCATTTGGTTTGGAAACAGAGCGGGGATGGAGAAACCCGATAAAGAACTTACATTTCAGGTGAAACACATcaaaaatcattcaatttttacagACAATTACAATTTTGTCTGTCGCATTCAAcacttaatttgaaaaaaataaagtgcATTGAGCTTTTACTGTACCGAAATGTGTTGTTAACATGAATAAGTAcaattaaaaaacacatttatttgCCAAATTTCTTAAAATACCAGCAACCTCCATTTACAATTTCTTCCATTAGTTTATTTGTTCCTACGTCTTTTACCCGCTGGCTTTTCTGATGGGTGTGgacacaaaagaaaacaacgTGTTTAAGGTGGCGGAATTAATTGGATATAAGACCTTCATCAACGAGTTCTACGCCTACGAAAAGCTGTCGGTTTATATAAACAACAGAGAGAATCTCACGTGGTACGAGAGTTTGCCTACGATAGATAACTCTACATACACCGGTAGATGGCGGTTTGACGGAGAAGACATTGTGTACAGCGATTTTAACCATACCCTAAAAAATGGCGTTCTCACagtaattatcaaataaaagtatCCATTAGCAATCatgtaaatgtgatattttttgtaCATACATACTAGCAACTGTAATATACCATGCCTCAAACTAAGATTCAATATGAACTGATATTTGAACTTTGTGCATTAAATTTTTCAGGACAGATCCGTCGTTATTTCAACATATGCCCTGTGTGGATTTGCAAACATAGCATCTATTGGGATCATGCTGGGTGCCCTCGGCGCTATGGCGCCCAATCAGAGATCAGCACTAGCACAAGTTGTAGTTAGGGCCATGATTGCGGGGACTGTGGCGTGTTTCATGACGGCCTGTATTGcaggtatatataaatagtcAGTTCAGGCAtgtatttaagcattgaatgctgatttttggatgtcgttggACCTATAACACACCAGGCCGTGCacacaaattgaataacgcgcggtATGATACGTTCTTCCTATTGTTTTTTAGGTTTGCTCTACGTTCCAGGAGGATAACATGGTTTTTGGAGCGTTTATCTCCGTGGTTCAAAGAATCTGCATCAGCCATGATTTTCCACACTTACTGCAATTCTTATTGTTTGAACAAAGCACCTGCTACTAGAATTCGTGATGTTCATTATTCCTAGATGATGCTTTAGATCATAGacaaaaaacaccaaaatgtttattcccatttatttatttgttcagTGGACCCAAATAATGTTTGCCACAAAGTAACACAAAAACATAGATGTTTACAGTGTACACAAGGTTTTCCTGGAAAttattttctgatataaaaTTTCTCTTTGTGTTCACTTTAAATTTGGTAAATAATAAAAGTTTCGCCAGTTAAAGGGTGCAATCCG
This genomic interval carries:
- the LOC128163068 gene encoding solute carrier family 28 member 3-like, which translates into the protein MDSEVKLQQFTKTENNIENGGHDNPSFNQGDIRPVLREEKLTVSIQKVDPTSPVASKYLESNKLNNDLQEGNSDEDDDNEDSDDDGGACCRGVKRMQVALYHAYERHKRTLWNLVYAVLFVLYVAYVVYSVMFRFGDEGSWRLVICSSIAALYLGYCLIESFFGERVKPSYFWKRLEKPVRQKIQHWIRMILSVLLAIGAIVYIVIYIALETPENLVSLGGLAVFILLFYLFSHNPSKVKWQPVFGGVIIQFYFALIILRWDVGYQAFQWLGDRITEFLAYTDNGAKFVFGNSFQDHFFAFKVLPVIIFFSSFVSVCYYLGIMQFLIRNLARFIAGVMGTSPAESLNAAGNIFVGQSEAPLMIRPFLAKMTKSELHAICTGGFATVAGSTMGGYIAYKVPANHLLSASVMSAPAALAMAKLFYPETKKTKTGNEVYNIPSGQERNIIEAAALGASQAIKLVANVAANLVAFIALVEFLNQTLIWFGNRAGMEKPDKELTFQFICSYVFYPLAFLMGVDTKENNVFKVAELIGYKTFINEFYAYEKLSVYINNRENLTWYESLPTIDNSTYTGRWRFDGEDIVYSDFNHTLKNGVLTDRSVVISTYALCGFANIASIGIMLGALGAMAPNQRSALAQVVVRAMIAGTVACFMTACIAGLLYVPGG